DNA sequence from the Prolixibacter sp. SD074 genome:
ACAATTTACAGTTTATCGAGTGGGGTGCGCTGCCTTACGTCTTTCAGTTTTTTGAAATGGGTGGGCGTTAAGTCGGTGATTTTTTTGAATTGTCCGCTTAGATGTGCCACGCTGCTATATCCCATTCTGTAGGCTATCTCACTTAGTGTGAGTTCATTGTATACCAGTAGCTCTTTCACTTTTTCGATTTTTTGTTCAATGTAGTAATGCTCAATGGTTGTTCCTTCGATGGAAGAAAAGAGATTACTGAGGTAATGGTAATCGTAATTGAGATGTGCACGGATATATTCGGATAACCGGATCTGAATCGGTTCATTGTTTTGGTGGACCAATTCAATGATGAGTGTTTTGATTTTCTCTACTAATTTGCTGTTCTTGTCGTCCAGCAGTTCGAAACCCAGTGGTTCAATGTGGGTTTTTATCTGCTTCATTTGCTCGGTAGAGAGTTCCTTCTGACCAAAATCGACTTCGCCTAATTCTACTGAAATGGGATCCAGTTTCAGATCGTTGAGCTGGTTTTTAATGGCCAGCTTACAACGATCGCAAACCATATTTTTGATATAAATTTTCATCCGCGAAAAGTTTATTCTTAATGGCCGGATGGAACTCACGATGAATTTTTAGCATGCCTGTTTGTGCATCAGACATTTCAGAATTCATGTTCGTTTCACTTTGTCCGTTTTTTCGAAGAGCCGCTTTTATTTAGGCTTTCGCCGGAAAACATTACTCGAGGTAAGTGTATCCGTACAATCCTGAGCGGTAGTTTGACAGGAATTCTTTTCCTTCCTCGGCCGAAATTTTCCCGGCTTTAACCGATGACGTCACCCAGGTTTCAACGGTACGGACCAGTTTCTTCGGATTGTACTGCACATAGTCGAGAACCTCGGCTACCGTTTCTCCGTCGATAATCTGGTCGATACTGTATCCCTTTTCGTCAACTGAAACGTGGACCGCATTGGTATCACCGAAAAGGTTATGTAAATCGCCCAGTATTTCCTGGTAAGCGCCAACGAGGAAAACCCCGATATAGTATGACTCTTTCGCTTTGAGTGAATGAACAGGCAGATAGTAAGAAAAGTTCCGGGTCGAAATGAAATTGTCGATTTTCCCGTCCGAATCACAGGTAATGTCCTGCAACGTTGCCGATCGGGCGGGTTTTTCATCCAGTCGATGAATCGGAATGATTGGGAAAATCTGGTCGATGGCCCAGGAATCGGGCAGTGATTGGAACAACGAGAAGTTGCAGAAATATTTATCTGACAATAGCTTCGGCAGGTTTAGCAACTCCTCCGGAACATGTTTCAGTTTACCGGCCATTTGATGTACTTCGCGGGCAATGGACCAGAATAAGCGCTCGATTTGGGCACGGGTTTTCAGATCAACTAATCCGAGGCTAAAACGGTCGAGCGCTTCTTCCCGGATTTGTTGCGCATCGTGCCACGTTTCCAGCATTCGTGGCTGGTTCAGCAAATCCCAGGCTTCATACAATTCCTTTACCAGATCATGTGCATCTTCAGTCAATTCTTCTTCTTCGTCCCAACTGGGCAAAGTTGCCGATTCGAGTACCTCGAAAATGAGTACCGAGTGATGAGCAGCCAGTGACCGTCCCGATTCGGTGATGATATTGGGATGTGGGATATCGTGTTGGTTGCTGGCATCCACCATCGAAGAAGTAGCATCGTTTACATACTCCTGGATGCTGTAGTTCACGCTGCTTTCGCTGTTAGCCGAGCGGGTCCCGTCGTAATCGATACCCAGACCGCCGCCAATGTCGACAAATTGAACCGGGAAGCCATTGAGGTGGAGGTGTACGTAAAACTGTGCGGCTTCGCGCAAGGCAATTTTAATGCGGCGAATTTTATTAACCTGACTGCCAATATGGAAGTGTACCAGCTTCAGGCAATCCTGCATCTTGTTCTCCTCCAGGAAATCCATGGCAACGAGCAATTCGCTGGAAGTAAGACCAAATTTGCTGACATCCCCGCCTGAATCTTCCCATTTTCCACTGCCGGAGCTGGCCAGTTTGATACGGATTCCAATGTTGGGCCGAATCTTCAAACGCCTGGCAATGCGCGTAATCAGTTTCAGTTCGTTCAGTTTTTCTACCACCAGGAAAATCCGGCGCCCCATTTTCTGCGCCA
Encoded proteins:
- a CDS encoding AraC family transcriptional regulator is translated as MKIYIKNMVCDRCKLAIKNQLNDLKLDPISVELGEVDFGQKELSTEQMKQIKTHIEPLGFELLDDKNSKLVEKIKTLIIELVHQNNEPIQIRLSEYIRAHLNYDYHYLSNLFSSIEGTTIEHYYIEQKIEKVKELLVYNELTLSEIAYRMGYSSVAHLSGQFKKITDLTPTHFKKLKDVRQRTPLDKL
- the speA gene encoding biosynthetic arginine decarboxylase; the encoded protein is MRKWRVEDSAELYNINGWGINFFSINEKGHVVVTPKKNSVQVDLKELVDELQLRDVSAPMLIRFPDILDSRIEKMESCFKIAAEEYGYKAQNFTVYPIKVNQMRPVVQEIVSHGKKFNIGLEAGSKPELHAVIGVNTDNDSLIICNGYKDEDYIELALLAQKMGRRIFLVVEKLNELKLITRIARRLKIRPNIGIRIKLASSGSGKWEDSGGDVSKFGLTSSELLVAMDFLEENKMQDCLKLVHFHIGSQVNKIRRIKIALREAAQFYVHLHLNGFPVQFVDIGGGLGIDYDGTRSANSESSVNYSIQEYVNDATSSMVDASNQHDIPHPNIITESGRSLAAHHSVLIFEVLESATLPSWDEEEELTEDAHDLVKELYEAWDLLNQPRMLETWHDAQQIREEALDRFSLGLVDLKTRAQIERLFWSIAREVHQMAGKLKHVPEELLNLPKLLSDKYFCNFSLFQSLPDSWAIDQIFPIIPIHRLDEKPARSATLQDITCDSDGKIDNFISTRNFSYYLPVHSLKAKESYYIGVFLVGAYQEILGDLHNLFGDTNAVHVSVDEKGYSIDQIIDGETVAEVLDYVQYNPKKLVRTVETWVTSSVKAGKISAEEGKEFLSNYRSGLYGYTYLE